In candidate division KSB1 bacterium, the genomic stretch CAACGATCTTGAACACGGCAACCTCCTTTAAGATAAAATTAACCAACAGGACAAAATAATATAATACGCTGAGGTCGCCTTTACCAAATTAATATTTCAAAGAACGGATTTTTTGCCAAACTACAGTTATTGATAAAATGTTTCCAGCTTTTCCCGAGAATAAATACAAAGTTTATGGCCGCCGAAAAATAACGGACTGATTCACGGTTAACACGATTTTACTGTTTCTAAAGCGGGGTGGCAAAATGATCTCCGATATTCTTAGTTTAATCGTGCTCGTTTACCTGGCGATACGTTTGTTTTTGCTCGTTCTTTTCATCCTGCGCCGCCTCAACCTCTTTCAGCGGACAACCTGGGGAATTTTATCGAGCCGTACCCCCAATTTTATATTACCAAAACGACGTTGAAATCGGGAACCGCGGTTTCTTGATTGACTTGGAAGGTGTTGCACATGGTGGGCTCGCCGTTGCGTCAATTCGGGGCCGGGCGGGATAAAAAAATCACCGGCGCGGTGCTCGGAGGGGATTGAGGGCAACCGTGCCGGTGGTATTTTGCAATCAATAGATCTCAACTTTTTTCGGCATTTTGATCGCAATTTTATAAACTGAATTTTGCACCAAATAACATTCTTTCCGAATTACGCCCTCGACGCCCCATGGCTATACCGATGAACTCTTCAGGCCATTCGGCGGGTTCGTGCTCTTCGTCATCATCGCCGTTAAAGTCACCCTCCCACCCTTTGTTTCTGACCGCTGCTACAGCGTTCGTGGACGCCCAGGAATCGAGTTCAATAGTTGTGTGTTTAAACCGTCGACATGGGAAAAGGCCTGTCGCTTCGTGGCGATGCGTCAGGTGAAAACAGAACGCGAAGACGCCGACGGGAAGCAGGCTGATCTCTTCGATGAGGCGGATTACGACTATCGCATCTTCGTCACCGATATCACCGCTCCGGCCCATCGCGTGATCGACGAACATGATGGCCGCGCGGGCGCCGAACCGTTAATCGGCGCAGCGCAACGCGAGGGGCTTAGCGCCATCCCCTCCAAAGCGTTTGCTCCCAACGTTGAAACTGCTGTTTCCGGCTTCAAAAATCGTTCGGCACAGCGAGAAAGTCCAAGTGAAGTTTTCCGGCATGTTAGCGATTCGGCCACGACTCGAAAAACTATTTATCAAACTCGATACCCTGCGCTTGAATCCAGCTATCTGGAGCTACCCGATTGCATGGGTGACAACTTGACATTAATCCGGTGCAAAAAATTTTTATACCGCAGAACATGCATTTTCAGTCACAGTTAAATGGAAGTAAAACGGCTAACTTTTCACAAGCGCAAGTATTTTTCGCTTTTTTAAACTTTTGTTTTTTGAGGTAATTTTACTCTTCGATTTTACCCCTCGATCTCCACGATGAGTTGAATCTCCCGCAAAACGCCCATGACGCGAAAGCATTCGTTGAAGTCGCCGCTGAAGGCCACGGCCTTGCCTTTGGTGTGCGCCTCGAAGGCGATTTGCTCGGCACGCTGCGGGCTGCATCCGGTGGCTTTTTGCAATTGCAGGATCACCTCATCAAAAGTGTGGATGTTGTCGTTGTATAGCACGACTTTCCAGGGATCACCGATGCGCGTGCCGATGTCATCGTCGACCAGAACGTCTTCGTCTTCGAAAGGGATAACCGCCGCGTTAAAAACAGGGCGCCACGGGCCATGTGCCATGCGCCATACGTTTCGCGCTTCGCGCTCGATCTTCCGGGGTTTCTTCATGACTCCACAACCTCGTTCAACAAACGATCGATAATTTTACGATTGGCATTGGGAAAGGCCAGTTGCGTCAATTCCGCCGGCTCGACCCAGCGCCAGTTTTGGCAGCCCAAAGCTTGCGGCTCGCCGTTTTGATAGAGACAGTGATACACCTGCAAGGTCACGCGCAAATGCGTGTAGGCGTGATCGACCGACATGTAATAATCGCCGACTTCGACGCTGACGCCAAGCTCTTCCTGAATTTCGCGGCGCAGGGCCTGGGCCGGGGTTTCGCCGCTTTCGATTTTGCCGCCGGGGAATTCCCACAGGCCACCGAGCAGGCCGTCGTTCCGTCGCTGGTCGATGAGCAGCTTGCCCTGGTTCCAAATCAGGCCGATGGCGATTTGATGATGCGGCACTTCCTGGCGCTTGCGCTTAAGCGGAAGCCGGGCCGGGTCGTCGAGCTCCAAAAAGGCTCGGCAATAACGCATCACCGCGCAGATATGGCATTTCGGCTGGCGCGGGGTGCAAAGGCGCGCGCCCAATTCCATCAGCGCCTGGTTCCAATGCCGCGCCTTGCCGGGCGGCAAAACTTGCTGCGCCAGCTCGCGCAAAAGTTTTTTCGCCGGTGTCGACTTGGGCGGGGTTTTGATTAAAAACCAGCGGCACAGCACGCGCTCGACATTGCCGTCCACCACCGCCTGATCGCGATCGAAGGCGATGCTGGAAATGGCGGCCGCGGTGTACGGCCCGATGCCGGGGATTTTGATCAGCTTGCCGTAATCGCGCGGCAGACGGCCTTGCAAATTCTCATTGACATGCTTGGCGGCGCGATGCAGGTTGCGCGCCCGGGCATAGTAGCCCAAACCCTCCCAGGCTTTCAACACCTCGTCCTGCGAGGCGTTCGCCAGCGCCATCACGTTTGGGAAGCGCGCCAAGAAACGCTCGTAATACGCCCGCACTTTGACGGTTTGCGTCTGCTGCAGCATGACTTCAGCAACCCAAATGCGATATGGCTCGCGCGTGCGCCGCCAGGGCAAATCCCGGCGCTGGGTTTTGTACCAGTAGAGCAGCCGGTTTTGCAAAATCCTCAGACGGCCGGGCGTGAGGTGGCGAATATTTTTGTGGGATTTTTTTTTCCGTTTGCCGGCCAAGTTCATGAATAAAATGTAGCACTTTCAGGGCAATTCGCCAAGAAAATTTTATGAGAAAAATTCTTGAAACTGGTGGGGAAATTCCGTATATTGGTTTACGCACCATAGACAATCTTTGATGCAGCAGCGGCAATAAAATCAAACGCCTCGGCCCCCGTCGAGGCGTTGTCCGTTTGGCGCTGCAAAGAATTTGGCAGGCAGCTTAAAAGCAGAGGAGTTTTGCATGAAGCAATATTATTTCACAGAAGCCGGATACGAAAAACTGCGCAAGGAAATCGAGGAAATCGAACGTTATTTGAAAAAAGATATCGCCCGGGAAATCGCCACCGCGCGTGAGCATGGCGATTTGCGCGAGAACGCCGAATACGAGTCCGCCAAAAACAAGCAGGCGAATTACATGGCCAAGCTCGGGCTGCTGCAAGAGCGTTTTCAAAACGCCAGAATCATTCGCAAGAGTGACTTGCCGGACGGCGTCGTCACGCTGGGCAAGGTGGTAACGATTGAAGACATCGCCTCCAAGCGCGAGGAAAAATACATCATTCTCGGCGACGGCGAAACCGACATCGAAAAGGACATTATCAGTTATCAATCGCCGTTGGCGAAATCGCTGATGAACCATAAAGTCGGCGAGGTGGTGGAAGTGAAACTGCCGCGCGGGGTGAAGAAATATGTCATCAAGGAAATCGGCTTTTATGAAGAGGCTTAGTCCGAAGAGGCAACGTCCGTCGGCGCGTGAGTTTTCCGCCAGTGCGCGAGCTGGCGTCTGACGGTGCTATTGAATCCCGATTCTCTTTGACGGGCTGGGGAATCGGGATTTTCCTCCCAATAAATCTCCAATGCTTCCATTCCGGCGCAGGGCCGGATCACAATCCAACTCGAATCATTTTGTTGCAAACGGATACCGTCGCTGAACGCGCCGGCCAAATGGCTATACGATTCAACCAGCCGGCGCATGAGATAGGCTTTGGCTTCATCGGGACACGGCATGAGGCGATAGCCGAGATTGACGCTGCAAAGTTTGGCAAGAAGCTCGCCGCGGGAAATTTTTCCCAGCGCGCGCAACAGAAACGCCATGGCCATCACGGCATCCGGGTAAGCTATGCGCGGATGGGAAATTTTGCCGGACTCCAGCGCTGGCGGCGGAAAGGCGATGGCGCCGCGGCCGTCAAAGCCGATCATCAGAGCGCCGGCCGGCGCCGAGCGCAAACATGCTGTCGTCAACATGCAGCCTTCGTAACGGCGAATGCGCGGTTGCAGGGCCGCACTGAAATGCGGAAACAGCCATCCGGCCACGAGTTGCACGGTTGGATCTTCCTCCATCAACAAGCGCGCGACCAGGGCGTCGCTAGAGCCGCGCGGCAGCAGGCCGGATCCCGGCAGCGCCAGTTGCAGCCGCTCACCGGTGCCGCCGATCCATACGCCGAGGCCGACTTCATCCGTCAGCGATTGCACGAACGCTTTTTGTGCGGCGCGCGTATGCCGGCGAAAATCGGCGGACATGTCGATTGGAAACATTTCGATCTCGGCTGAACAACCGATGAGATTGAAAAATTTTTCGACGACCCTCGCGGTTGCCTGCCCAACGACACCGGCGCGTATCGGCACGGCGTGATGCAGAACGGCGTGGGCTTGCGGCGCAAGTCTTACGGGCGTCTGCCGCCGCGTTGGGGAATCATCGGTGGCGCAGACACATTGGAGCAGCCGGCTCAAATAATCAGCTTGAATCGGCGCCGCTTCCATAATGCGCAGATTACCCTCCTTGGGCGCGTCGAGCAGATCAATGCGTTCCAACGAGCAGCTTTCCTCGGTGGTGAAATCCTCGGCGGTGGGATGGATGAGCGCGAGCCGGATCAGCTCGGCGTGGCGATCCGTGCTTAAATAAATTCCGCCGAGATAGCGCCCGTTTTGCAAGGCCCAACGCGCCGCCGGCAGGGTGACGGATTCGAGCAGATGCACGTCGCAGCCGGTGGAAAGAATTCCTTGCGCCAGAGCCTTGCTCCAGGTATTGAAAAGTTCCTCCTCCTGCGTGGCGAGCAGTACCTGCTGATCGGCGCTTTTTTCACAATGCTGCCGCTGCCGCCAGGCGAAGGTTTTGCCCACCCAGCGCATGAAATCCGTGCTCATGCCGCCTTTCACCGATCCCAAAAGACTGCCGCCGTCAACGAAACGCCGGAGGTAGCCGGTCGGTAAAACGCGTTTGGCACTGACCGTTGCGCCGCAGGCCACACGCGCGGTGTTGCGAACGATGGCATTCGCCGCCACGATCGCCGCGGCGCCGATATGGGCTTTTTCGGCGACCACCGCGTTGTGATGAATTTCGGCCTTGGCTTCGACCTCGACGCCGGACATCAGAATGGCATTGTTGACCTGCACGCCTTTGCCGAGATGCACACCGTCGAAAACGACTGCGCCGTGAATTTTGGCGTGCGAGTCGATGCGGCAATCAGCGCCGATCACCGACGCTTCGAGGTGAGCATCCGGCGCAATCTGGCTGCGGTGGCCGACGACGCCGCGCCGGGCGGTTGTACCGCGAGTCGGATCGTGCGAGGTCAGCTCCTCGGGCGTCAGCATTTTTTTGGGCAGGCGCCCATGTAAATAATCCATGTTGGCCAGGCGCAAGTCTTCCGGTGTGCCGACATCGCGCCAGTAGCCGGAAATCGGAAAACCGAAAATTTTCGCGCCGGAAGCGGCCAACGGTGGAAAAACTTCCTGCTCGAATAAAATCGGCCGGTCGGCGCCGGGAATGTGTTGGAGCAGCCCGGGTTCGATGAGATAAATGCTGGCGTTGATCCAATCACTGAAAACCTGCGGCCAGGTGGGCTTTTCAAAAAAGCGGCGGAGGCGTCCATCGCTGTCACGGAGCACGAGTCCGTACGGCAGCGGCGCTGAAACGGCATGAAGCGCCAGGGTTACCAGCGCGCCGCGGCGTTGGTGAAAAACCAGCATCCGGCGCAATGGCAGCTCGGCGAGAATATCGCCGGAGTAGATCAGGGTGGTTTCGGTGATATGTTCCGCCGCGAATTTGACGCTGCCGGCGGTGCCCAAATCTTTTTCCATCACGACGTAATGGAATTGCGCCTCAAAGCGCTGGCCGTCACCGAGCGCGTCGATGAAACGTTGCGGCTGATAATGCAGCAGGAAAATAAATTCGCGCACGCCATAAGCGCGCAGATTGAAGACGAGGCGATGAAGAAGAGGCCGATTGCCGATTGGCAACAGCGGTTTGGGGCAGCTCAACGTGATCGGGCGCAGCCGGGTGCCAAGCCCGCCGGCAAGAATGATCGCTTTCACATCAAGTCCAATGAGGCAAATTCAACATCCTGTAACGCACGGCAGAAAATTTTAATTATCGCGATTTCGATGCGGTGATCGTTCCGCCATCGGCAATTTCTTCGGAGGAAAAATCGCCGGCGCCGGCCTGCGGATACACGATGCAGTTCGTCCCGATCTTGATTTTGGCGGGAATTTGGGCGCCTTTGCCGACAACCGTCAAGCCCTCTTTCAAATGATCCGGAAAGCGCTTGTTGGCTTTTTGGCTATCGCCGAATCCCACCTGGCACTGGCTGCCGAAACGCGAGAGTTTGTCGGCGATGACGCGATCGAGCTGCGCGCCGGCCTCGATCACCGCGTCGTGCATGACCACGGAGTTGGTCACTTTGGCCCCGCGCAAAACCTTAACCCCGGGTGAAAGAATGCTGTTGGCGACTTCGCCTTCGATGACGCAGCCCTGGGAAATAAAACTTTTGGCGACCTTGGCCGAGGCCATGATGCGCGTCGGCTGGCGGTCGCCGCGTCGGCCCTCCTCCTCCAGATTCGTGAAAACTTTCCACGCGCTCAAATTCAATCCCGAATCCGGGCGGAGCAAATCCATGTTGGCGTTCCAATACGAATACAGCGTTCCGACGTCGCGCCAGTAACCTTCAAACAGGTAGGCCAAAACCTTGTGGGTGCGGATGACCGTGCTGATGACGTTTTTGCCAAAATCATGCTCAGGAATCTCGCGCAGGCAATACGAGAGAAAATCCGTGTTGAACACGTAAATACCCATCGAGGCGAGATTGTTGCTGGCTTTTTTCGGTTTTTCCTCCCAGGCGGTCAGCCGGTTGTCGTCGTCGACAAGGGCGATGCCGAAATGATGCGTTTGTTCCCATGGCACGCGCATCATGCCGATGGTCAAATCAGCGTTTTGGCTTTTATGATAGGCGAGCATCCGGCTGTAGTCCATGTGATAAATGTGATCGCCCGATAAAATGAGCACGCGCTCAGGGTTGTGCGACAGGACGTAATCCATGTTTTGGCGAATGGCATCGGCGGTGCCTTTGTACCAATCGGAATCTTTTTCGCCGGTTCGCGGCGGCAGAATTTTCGCGCCGCGCATGCGGCCGATGAAATCCCAGGCCTCGCCGTCGCCGATGTGTTCCATCAGCGACAGCGGTTTGTATTGGGTCAAAACCCCGATATTGGTCAAACCGGAATTGCTGGCATTGCTCAAGGTAAAGTCAATGATGCGATACAAGCCGCCAAACGGCACCGCCGGCTTGGCGCGGGCATGGGCCAAAATATTGAGCCGGCTGCCGACGCCGCCGGCGAGCAGCATGCCGAGGGTTTTTCGCATGATGGTTTTTCCAAAAAGTGAAGAATTTCTACTTGGGCAAATCCTCTATTCTTATCCCTTTTCCCGCCCGTAAACTCTGTCGCGCTGAAGCAATGCGCTTTAAAAACCGGGGATCGTTCTCAAGGCGATAATCAAACCAATCATCTTCAGTTTTAAAGCCGATGAGAACCCCAGCCGGTTTGCCATGCCGCAGAATGACAATCTCTTCTTTTTCTGCGAGACGTAGAAATTTGGATAATTGATCCTTGATTTCCGAAAGGGCTATTGTTCTCATTGGCGTCACGAATTGTCGAACGATCTCCAGCCGAGAGGCGCTTGAAATCATCGCCGGCTTCAGGCGATAAGATAATCTCGTATCTCATTCTGGCCAAAATATAGCCGGAATTTTTGAAAGTGTCAACAAAAAACTTAAAGCGGTTGCCGGCATCTTAATTGAAATCATCCGTGTCATGAAACTCGTCGATGATCGCCCGCGCCCTTTCGTAATCGTGGCGGGCGATGAGAATTTTAACGGCGCCGACGCCGCCGGGGGCGACATACCACGGCGCGATGGCGCCCATCATCTCGTCGCGCAAAGCCGTTTTGATGCCATGTTCTTCCAGCAG encodes the following:
- a CDS encoding ATP-dependent Clp protease adaptor ClpS — its product is MKKPRKIEREARNVWRMAHGPWRPVFNAAVIPFEDEDVLVDDDIGTRIGDPWKVVLYNDNIHTFDEVILQLQKATGCSPQRAEQIAFEAHTKGKAVAFSGDFNECFRVMGVLREIQLIVEIEG
- the mutY gene encoding A/G-specific adenine glycosylase; the protein is MNLAGKRKKKSHKNIRHLTPGRLRILQNRLLYWYKTQRRDLPWRRTREPYRIWVAEVMLQQTQTVKVRAYYERFLARFPNVMALANASQDEVLKAWEGLGYYARARNLHRAAKHVNENLQGRLPRDYGKLIKIPGIGPYTAAAISSIAFDRDQAVVDGNVERVLCRWFLIKTPPKSTPAKKLLRELAQQVLPPGKARHWNQALMELGARLCTPRQPKCHICAVMRYCRAFLELDDPARLPLKRKRQEVPHHQIAIGLIWNQGKLLIDQRRNDGLLGGLWEFPGGKIESGETPAQALRREIQEELGVSVEVGDYYMSVDHAYTHLRVTLQVYHCLYQNGEPQALGCQNWRWVEPAELTQLAFPNANRKIIDRLLNEVVES
- the greA gene encoding transcription elongation factor GreA codes for the protein MKQYYFTEAGYEKLRKEIEEIERYLKKDIAREIATAREHGDLRENAEYESAKNKQANYMAKLGLLQERFQNARIIRKSDLPDGVVTLGKVVTIEDIASKREEKYIILGDGETDIEKDIISYQSPLAKSLMNHKVGEVVEVKLPRGVKKYVIKEIGFYEEA
- a CDS encoding sugar phosphate nucleotidyltransferase, which codes for MKAIILAGGLGTRLRPITLSCPKPLLPIGNRPLLHRLVFNLRAYGVREFIFLLHYQPQRFIDALGDGQRFEAQFHYVVMEKDLGTAGSVKFAAEHITETTLIYSGDILAELPLRRMLVFHQRRGALVTLALHAVSAPLPYGLVLRDSDGRLRRFFEKPTWPQVFSDWINASIYLIEPGLLQHIPGADRPILFEQEVFPPLAASGAKIFGFPISGYWRDVGTPEDLRLANMDYLHGRLPKKMLTPEELTSHDPTRGTTARRGVVGHRSQIAPDAHLEASVIGADCRIDSHAKIHGAVVFDGVHLGKGVQVNNAILMSGVEVEAKAEIHHNAVVAEKAHIGAAAIVAANAIVRNTARVACGATVSAKRVLPTGYLRRFVDGGSLLGSVKGGMSTDFMRWVGKTFAWRQRQHCEKSADQQVLLATQEEELFNTWSKALAQGILSTGCDVHLLESVTLPAARWALQNGRYLGGIYLSTDRHAELIRLALIHPTAEDFTTEESCSLERIDLLDAPKEGNLRIMEAAPIQADYLSRLLQCVCATDDSPTRRQTPVRLAPQAHAVLHHAVPIRAGVVGQATARVVEKFFNLIGCSAEIEMFPIDMSADFRRHTRAAQKAFVQSLTDEVGLGVWIGGTGERLQLALPGSGLLPRGSSDALVARLLMEEDPTVQLVAGWLFPHFSAALQPRIRRYEGCMLTTACLRSAPAGALMIGFDGRGAIAFPPPALESGKISHPRIAYPDAVMAMAFLLRALGKISRGELLAKLCSVNLGYRLMPCPDEAKAYLMRRLVESYSHLAGAFSDGIRLQQNDSSWIVIRPCAGMEALEIYWEENPDSPARQRESGFNSTVRRQLAHWRKTHAPTDVASSD
- a CDS encoding sugar phosphate nucleotidyltransferase — encoded protein: MRKTLGMLLAGGVGSRLNILAHARAKPAVPFGGLYRIIDFTLSNASNSGLTNIGVLTQYKPLSLMEHIGDGEAWDFIGRMRGAKILPPRTGEKDSDWYKGTADAIRQNMDYVLSHNPERVLILSGDHIYHMDYSRMLAYHKSQNADLTIGMMRVPWEQTHHFGIALVDDDNRLTAWEEKPKKASNNLASMGIYVFNTDFLSYCLREIPEHDFGKNVISTVIRTHKVLAYLFEGYWRDVGTLYSYWNANMDLLRPDSGLNLSAWKVFTNLEEEGRRGDRQPTRIMASAKVAKSFISQGCVIEGEVANSILSPGVKVLRGAKVTNSVVMHDAVIEAGAQLDRVIADKLSRFGSQCQVGFGDSQKANKRFPDHLKEGLTVVGKGAQIPAKIKIGTNCIVYPQAGAGDFSSEEIADGGTITASKSR
- a CDS encoding type II toxin-antitoxin system Phd/YefM family antitoxin, producing MISSASRLEIVRQFVTPMRTIALSEIKDQLSKFLRLAEKEEIVILRHGKPAGVLIGFKTEDDWFDYRLENDPRFLKRIASARQSLRAGKGIRIEDLPK
- a CDS encoding DUF2007 domain-containing protein is translated as MPPPADLVIVHAGSAIETGFVKSLLEEHGIKTALRDEMMGAIAPWYVAPGGVGAVKILIARHDYERARAIIDEFHDTDDFN